A window of the Synechococcus sp. JA-3-3Ab genome harbors these coding sequences:
- a CDS encoding TetR/AcrR family transcriptional regulator codes for MARPSSRQRLLNAARDLFVRQGITQTTTRQIADLAGVHEVTLFRHFGSKQGLLLAVFAELGVFSGIADLPLPADPTTFRGSELQAILLRYVQTCFQALANNPELVRSLVGEAGFYSEEHRRALRAGFLQAQEQLAHYLQQLPSPELQAVDSGCLHAAAGVLHLMILGTAVLAVTAGLPAGDGDQPSSDPADKGTYDNNSGTPPLLYACVKLWMAALRGMKET; via the coding sequence ATGGCACGTCCTTCTTCCCGGCAAAGGCTGCTGAACGCGGCTCGAGACCTCTTCGTCCGCCAGGGCATCACTCAGACCACCACCCGTCAAATTGCAGACTTGGCCGGCGTTCATGAAGTAACCCTGTTTCGTCACTTTGGCAGCAAGCAGGGGCTGCTCCTGGCTGTATTTGCTGAGCTGGGAGTTTTCTCCGGCATTGCCGACTTACCCCTCCCAGCAGACCCCACTACCTTCCGGGGCTCTGAGCTACAAGCCATTCTCCTCCGCTATGTCCAAACCTGCTTCCAAGCTCTAGCTAATAACCCTGAGCTGGTGCGCTCGTTGGTGGGAGAAGCAGGCTTCTACTCCGAGGAGCATCGCCGCGCCTTGAGAGCAGGCTTCCTGCAGGCCCAAGAGCAGCTAGCCCACTACCTCCAGCAGCTCCCTAGCCCGGAGCTACAAGCCGTCGACTCTGGGTGCCTTCACGCAGCTGCTGGAGTTCTCCATCTGATGATTTTGGGGACGGCTGTATTAGCCGTTACCGCTGGCTTGCCTGCTGGCGACGGCGACCAGCCCTCCTCCGACCCAGCGGACAAGGGCACTTATGACAACAACAGCGGCACTCCCCCTCTCCTCTACGCCTGCGTAAAGCTGTGGATGGCAGCCTTGAGGGGCATGAAGGAAACCTAG
- a CDS encoding acyl-CoA desaturase codes for MAVSLPTQSLDNPNRFASLAQPEPQKSFRFAWEFVLFFVVFHALALVGGIVCFSWPALGVALLLHWCFGSLGICLGYHRLLSHRSFQVPKWLEYVFATFGALAIQGGPIFWVAGHRQHHAFTEDEERDPYSARKGFWWSHMLWLIYQREEFFNREKYSAFAPDLARDPFYRWLDKYGLLLQLPLAGVLYLLGGWPFVIYGIFVRTVLLLHCTWLINSASHFWGYRTFESDDNARNLWWAALLTYGEGWHNNHHADPKCVKAGLRWWEIDMTYWVIWVLARLGLARKLHLPAQSQPTR; via the coding sequence ATGGCCGTTTCCCTTCCCACCCAATCGCTGGACAATCCCAACCGTTTTGCTTCGCTAGCTCAGCCTGAGCCCCAAAAGTCTTTTCGGTTTGCCTGGGAATTTGTTCTTTTTTTCGTTGTTTTTCACGCCCTCGCTTTAGTGGGCGGCATCGTTTGCTTTTCCTGGCCAGCCTTGGGGGTGGCCCTATTGCTTCACTGGTGCTTCGGCAGCTTGGGCATCTGCCTGGGGTATCATCGTCTGCTTAGCCATCGCAGCTTCCAAGTGCCCAAGTGGCTGGAATATGTCTTTGCTACCTTCGGTGCTCTCGCCATCCAGGGGGGGCCGATCTTTTGGGTGGCCGGCCATCGTCAGCATCACGCTTTTACTGAAGACGAAGAGCGGGATCCCTACTCTGCTCGCAAGGGCTTTTGGTGGAGCCACATGCTCTGGCTCATTTACCAACGGGAAGAGTTTTTTAACCGTGAGAAGTATTCTGCCTTTGCGCCGGATTTGGCTCGGGATCCTTTTTATCGCTGGCTAGACAAGTATGGGCTGCTGCTGCAACTGCCGCTGGCTGGAGTGCTTTACCTGCTCGGCGGTTGGCCGTTCGTTATCTACGGCATCTTCGTGCGGACAGTGCTGCTGCTGCACTGCACCTGGTTGATCAACTCTGCCAGCCACTTCTGGGGCTACCGGACTTTCGAGAGCGACGACAATGCCCGTAACCTTTGGTGGGCGGCTCTCCTCACCTACGGTGAAGGCTGGCACAACAACCATCACGCCGACCCGAAGTGCGTGAAAGCAGGTTTGCGCTGGTGGGAAATTGACATGACCTACTGGGTCATTTGGGTGTTGGCAAGACTGGGTTTGGCTCGTAAGTTGCACTTGCCTGCTCAAAGTCAGCCAACTCGCTAA
- a CDS encoding helix-turn-helix domain-containing protein, protein MGADYHSADLLSERELQVLELIAAGLTNQDIAERLEISKRTVDNHISNILSKTRTSNRVALVRWALQWGKVCLDQVNCCTLANDKIA, encoded by the coding sequence ATGGGCGCAGACTATCATTCCGCTGATTTGTTGTCGGAGCGTGAGCTGCAGGTTCTCGAGTTAATCGCAGCGGGCCTGACCAATCAGGACATTGCAGAGCGCTTAGAGATTAGCAAGCGCACTGTTGACAATCACATCAGCAATATTCTGAGCAAGACGCGAACGTCAAATCGCGTCGCTTTGGTGCGCTGGGCCTTGCAATGGGGAAAAGTTTGCCTAGATCAGGTCAATTGCTGTACGTTGGCCAACGACAAAATTGCTTAG
- a CDS encoding sensor histidine kinase, translated as MGLESGILIGLGIGLLGTLILLWQSRRRFGRQLQQLGSLMHLALPLSSPEQMLSRLSHHLRQQELEWARQKRYLQDWRYLSHHLPWGYLRVDENNVVWECNPAAQRLLRISQWQPGIKLLLEWVRSYELDQLIEATRRQEATAPIQSREWIFYPSGGEDKPVPLRAWGLPLPQAHVAIFLEDRLEATLLAQQRDRWASDVAHELKTPLTSIRLLAETLHSRVDAAQAVWVERLLNETLRLSQLVQDLLELSALNLGAASRSQWRWVDLASLVREAWQSLEPLAKPRQQELDLSGPSQLYLWGDEQRLYRLVLNLLDNAIKYGGTDSPIHVALSEQESQVRLEVYDHGPGLPEDQFELVFQPFYRTDAARARSKGGTGLGLAIVRQIVELHGGTIRLRNHPQAGGLWVQVELPRKHADAL; from the coding sequence ATGGGACTGGAAAGCGGGATCCTCATTGGGTTGGGCATCGGCCTACTCGGCACGCTGATTTTGCTCTGGCAGAGCCGGCGCCGCTTCGGCCGCCAATTGCAACAGTTGGGATCCCTGATGCACCTGGCCCTGCCTCTCAGCTCGCCTGAACAGATGCTCAGCCGGCTCAGCCACCACCTTCGCCAACAAGAACTGGAGTGGGCCCGCCAAAAACGATACCTACAGGACTGGCGGTATCTCAGCCACCACCTGCCCTGGGGATATCTGCGGGTAGACGAGAACAACGTGGTCTGGGAGTGTAACCCTGCCGCCCAGCGTCTGCTGCGCATCAGCCAGTGGCAGCCGGGCATCAAGCTCCTGCTGGAGTGGGTGCGCTCCTACGAGTTGGATCAGCTTATCGAAGCCACCCGCCGCCAGGAAGCTACCGCTCCCATCCAGAGCCGCGAGTGGATCTTCTACCCTTCCGGGGGCGAGGACAAACCGGTGCCGCTGCGGGCTTGGGGGCTGCCCCTGCCCCAGGCCCACGTGGCCATCTTCTTGGAAGACCGCCTAGAGGCAACTCTGCTGGCCCAACAACGGGATCGCTGGGCCTCGGATGTGGCCCACGAGCTGAAGACCCCCCTCACCTCGATTCGCCTGCTAGCGGAAACCCTGCACAGCCGCGTCGATGCCGCGCAAGCAGTTTGGGTGGAACGATTGCTGAACGAGACGCTGCGCCTCAGCCAGTTGGTGCAAGACTTGCTGGAACTGAGCGCCCTCAACCTGGGGGCCGCATCGCGATCCCAATGGCGCTGGGTGGATCTGGCAAGCTTGGTGCGCGAAGCCTGGCAGAGCCTGGAACCGCTGGCCAAGCCCCGCCAGCAGGAACTGGATCTAAGCGGCCCCTCCCAGCTCTATCTCTGGGGAGATGAACAGCGCCTCTACCGCCTCGTCCTTAACCTCTTGGACAACGCCATCAAATATGGCGGAACCGACTCCCCCATTCACGTGGCCCTGTCGGAACAGGAATCGCAAGTGCGGCTGGAGGTGTACGACCATGGCCCTGGCCTGCCGGAGGATCAATTTGAGCTGGTCTTTCAACCCTTTTACCGCACCGACGCGGCGCGGGCCCGCAGCAAAGGCGGCACCGGCCTGGGGCTGGCGATCGTGCGGCAAATCGTGGAACTACACGGGGGTACAATCCGTCTGCGCAATCACCCGCAAGCAGGTGGGCTGTGGGTGCAGGTGGAGCTGCCCCGGAAACACGCCGATGCCCTGTGA
- a CDS encoding SDR family oxidoreductase — MLENAIVLITGASSGIGAACATLFARSGAKLILVARRQERLQELAAELQQAYGASSYLLTLDVRDRAAVQQAFQSLPPAWAEIDILINNAGLSRGLDKLHSGAVQDWEEMIDTNLKGLLYVTRAVLPGMVERGRGHVVNIGSIAGRQTYPGGAVYCASKAAVRAISEGLKLDLLGTSIRVTEIQPGLVETEFSQVRFRGDRERAAAVYRGLTPLTAMDVAEVVLFAVTRPPHVNLSEVLLLPTDQASTTMVHRR, encoded by the coding sequence ATGCTTGAAAACGCCATTGTGCTCATCACCGGCGCCAGCAGCGGCATCGGGGCAGCCTGTGCCACGCTTTTTGCCCGTTCTGGAGCCAAGCTGATCCTGGTGGCCCGCCGTCAGGAGCGGCTACAGGAGCTGGCCGCGGAGTTGCAGCAGGCTTACGGTGCTTCCTCATACTTGCTGACTTTGGATGTGCGAGATAGGGCAGCCGTGCAGCAGGCGTTCCAGTCTTTGCCGCCGGCCTGGGCTGAAATCGACATTTTGATCAACAACGCCGGCCTCAGTCGCGGCTTGGACAAGCTCCACAGCGGGGCTGTGCAAGATTGGGAGGAGATGATCGATACCAACCTCAAGGGCTTGCTGTATGTTACCCGCGCCGTCTTGCCCGGCATGGTGGAGCGGGGCCGGGGCCATGTGGTCAACATCGGCTCCATTGCCGGTCGCCAGACCTACCCCGGCGGCGCCGTCTATTGCGCTTCCAAGGCCGCCGTGCGGGCCATCTCCGAGGGACTGAAGCTGGATCTGCTGGGCACCTCCATTCGCGTCACCGAGATCCAGCCCGGCTTGGTGGAAACCGAGTTCAGCCAAGTGCGCTTCCGCGGCGATCGCGAGCGGGCGGCAGCCGTCTACCGGGGCCTCACCCCCCTGACGGCGATGGATGTGGCCGAGGTGGTGCTGTTTGCCGTTACCCGTCCCCCCCACGTCAACCTGAGCGAAGTCTTGCTGCTGCCCACCGACCAGGCCAGCACGACGATGGTGCATCGTCGCTAG
- a CDS encoding transposase, producing MVRPKYCCVCEERVPKTLSERVHDCPRCGSWDRDLNAAIEILKRGLRSPRIRGDVGGRWDCRSLAVEDPGLPVR from the coding sequence GTGGTACGTCCCAAATATTGTTGTGTTTGTGAGGAGCGTGTTCCCAAGACCTTGTCGGAACGGGTGCATGATTGCCCCCGTTGCGGGTCGTGGGACAGAGACTTGAACGCTGCTATCGAGATTTTGAAGCGAGGACTCAGGTCCCCCCGTATACGGGGGGATGTAGGGGGGCGGTGGGACTGCCGCTCTCTGGCTGTGGAGGATCCTGGTTTACCAGTCCGTTGA
- a CDS encoding RNA-guided endonuclease InsQ/TnpB family protein, giving the protein MPVVLHRPLPEGFVPKTCTVVRKADGWYVCISLEDKSVPLPEPVSIKRAVGIDVGLDRFLTTSDGEVVPIPRYYRQAQKHLARQQRQLSRKVKGSANWKKQATKVACLQLHVARQRKAFHYQVAHWLVGQYDLLVVEDLNVRGLARTRLAKSILDAAWGRFLDILTAVAVKRGKQVLRVDPRGTSQILLCL; this is encoded by the coding sequence ATGCCTGTGGTGCTGCACCGCCCCTTGCCGGAGGGGTTTGTGCCCAAAACCTGCACAGTGGTGCGCAAGGCCGATGGGTGGTATGTCTGCATCAGCTTGGAAGACAAAAGCGTTCCTCTCCCAGAGCCTGTGTCTATCAAAAGGGCGGTGGGTATTGATGTGGGATTGGATAGGTTTCTCACCACCAGCGATGGGGAGGTGGTGCCTATCCCGCGGTACTACCGCCAAGCTCAAAAGCACTTGGCTCGACAGCAGCGGCAACTGAGCCGCAAGGTGAAGGGATCCGCCAACTGGAAGAAACAGGCCACGAAAGTCGCTTGTCTGCAGTTGCACGTTGCCCGACAACGCAAAGCGTTCCACTACCAAGTGGCGCACTGGCTGGTGGGGCAATACGACCTGTTGGTGGTGGAGGATCTCAACGTCCGAGGGCTGGCACGGACTCGGTTGGCTAAATCGATTTTGGATGCGGCTTGGGGACGATTTCTTGACATTCTGACAGCAGTGGCGGTCAAACGCGGCAAACAGGTGTTGAGAGTGGATCCCCGTGGTACGTCCCAAATATTGTTGTGTTTGTGA
- the tnpA gene encoding IS200/IS605-like element ISSoc3 family transposase — protein sequence MVVAGQDPVLVGDNHETVLAFSAMSYNIGHRSVYSLQIHLVLVTKYRRRVITAPMLQRLEDIFRATCQKWRCSLVEFNGEADHVHLLVSFPPDVQVSKLVNNLKTVSSRLIRKEFATEVARFYSKPVFWTGTYFVASCGGVTVEELKKYVEQQATPRL from the coding sequence GTGGTCGTCGCTGGGCAGGATCCGGTACTCGTGGGTGATAATCATGAGACGGTTCTAGCATTTAGCGCAATGAGCTACAACATAGGCCATCGTTCTGTTTACAGCCTACAAATCCACTTGGTGCTGGTGACAAAGTACCGTCGTCGGGTGATAACTGCTCCAATGTTGCAGAGGCTGGAAGATATATTTCGAGCGACCTGCCAAAAGTGGCGCTGTTCCTTGGTGGAGTTCAACGGTGAGGCGGATCATGTGCATCTGTTGGTGAGTTTTCCGCCGGATGTTCAGGTCTCGAAGCTGGTGAACAACCTGAAAACAGTCTCCAGCCGGTTGATTCGCAAAGAGTTCGCCACAGAGGTGGCACGGTTCTACAGCAAGCCTGTATTTTGGACAGGGACCTATTTTGTTGCCTCTTGTGGTGGGGTCACCGTTGAGGAGTTGAAGAAGTATGTCGAGCAGCAGGCAACGCCCAGATTGTGA
- a CDS encoding ketopantoate reductase family protein, with protein MKIGIVGAGAVGGHLAVCLARAGFSVSVVARGSHLQAIRSQGLKLIRQGDPPVAWVERLTASDDLAELGRQDVVIVAVKAHSLPLLAPQLGSLCGPDSPVVVVQNGIPRWYFYRHGGEFEGRSLTSVDPGGVIAAHLPVERVIGCVVYIAVQLAEPGVVLHTGGGRYILGEPDGSLSERLRSLAAIFEQGQLSVALTSQIRVEIWQKLWGNAAFNPISALTRAAQDAIAQYPPTHALVRSAMQETEAVAQAFGIRLPVSLEERLKDAARVGSHRTSMLQDIERGQPTEIESIVGAITELGRWAGIPTPHQNLWGTPATAQLGGLEDRR; from the coding sequence ATGAAAATCGGCATCGTCGGCGCCGGGGCAGTCGGGGGGCATTTGGCCGTTTGCCTGGCTCGCGCCGGCTTTTCAGTCAGTGTGGTGGCGCGGGGATCCCACCTGCAGGCCATCCGCAGCCAAGGCTTGAAGCTGATCCGGCAGGGGGATCCCCCTGTGGCTTGGGTAGAGCGGCTGACGGCCAGCGACGACTTGGCTGAGCTGGGGCGGCAAGATGTGGTGATCGTTGCTGTCAAGGCCCACAGCTTGCCCCTGCTTGCCCCGCAATTGGGATCCCTGTGTGGCCCGGATAGCCCCGTTGTGGTTGTCCAGAATGGTATCCCCCGGTGGTACTTTTACCGGCATGGCGGCGAGTTTGAGGGGCGCTCCTTGACTTCGGTGGATCCGGGCGGGGTGATCGCCGCGCATCTGCCAGTCGAGCGGGTGATCGGCTGTGTGGTGTACATCGCCGTGCAGTTGGCAGAGCCGGGGGTAGTTTTGCATACCGGTGGCGGGCGCTACATTCTGGGAGAGCCGGATGGGTCGTTGTCGGAGCGGCTGCGCTCTCTGGCGGCCATCTTTGAGCAGGGGCAGCTTTCTGTGGCCCTCACCTCCCAAATTCGGGTCGAGATCTGGCAAAAACTTTGGGGGAACGCCGCCTTCAATCCCATCAGCGCCCTTACCCGCGCGGCCCAAGACGCAATTGCCCAGTACCCGCCCACCCATGCTTTGGTTCGGTCGGCGATGCAGGAAACCGAGGCGGTGGCCCAAGCATTTGGGATCCGGCTGCCGGTCTCTTTGGAAGAGCGGCTGAAGGATGCAGCCCGTGTGGGCTCCCATCGCACCTCGATGCTGCAGGATATCGAGCGGGGGCAACCGACGGAGATCGAGAGCATTGTCGGCGCCATCACGGAGCTGGGGCGTTGGGCGGGGATCCCGACTCCCCATCAGAACCTCTGGGGTACTCCCGCCACAGCGCAGCTTGGCGGGCTGGAGGATAGGCGGTGA
- a CDS encoding cytochrome b6-f complex subunit PetM, protein MASEIFTIAGLSIVLTLVGVALGYGILRITQGGAE, encoded by the coding sequence ATGGCTAGTGAGATCTTCACCATTGCTGGGCTCTCCATCGTCCTGACCCTAGTGGGTGTGGCGCTTGGATACGGGATCTTGCGCATCACCCAGGGCGGGGCCGAGTAG
- the psbD gene encoding photosystem II D2 protein (photosystem q(a) protein) yields MTIAVGRARQERGWFDIVDDWLKRDRFVFIGWSGLLLFPCAYLALGGWLTGTTFVTSWYTHGLASSYLEGCNFLTVAVSTPADSMGHSLLLLWGPEAQGDFTRWCQIGGLWTFVAFHGALGLIGFMLRQFEIARLVGVRPYNAIAFSAPIAVFVSVFLIYPLGQSSWFFAPSFGVAAIFRFLLFFQGFHNWTLNPFHMMGVAGVLGGALLCAIHGATVENTLYKDGEAASTFRAFEPTQAEETYSMVTANRYWSQIFGIAFSNKRWLHFFMLFVPVTGLWMSSIGVVGLALNLRAYDFISQETRAAEDPEFETFYTKNILLNEGIRAWMAPQDQPHERFEFPEEVLPRGNAL; encoded by the coding sequence ATGACCATCGCAGTAGGGCGCGCGCGCCAGGAGCGAGGATGGTTCGACATCGTCGACGACTGGCTCAAGCGCGACAGATTCGTGTTTATCGGCTGGTCGGGGCTGCTGCTGTTTCCTTGCGCCTATTTGGCCCTGGGCGGCTGGCTGACCGGCACCACGTTTGTAACCTCTTGGTACACCCACGGGTTGGCCAGCTCCTACCTGGAGGGGTGCAACTTTTTGACGGTGGCCGTGTCCACCCCCGCCGACAGCATGGGGCACAGCCTGCTGCTGCTGTGGGGCCCGGAAGCCCAGGGGGACTTTACCCGCTGGTGCCAGATTGGCGGGCTGTGGACCTTTGTGGCCTTCCATGGGGCGCTGGGCCTGATTGGCTTTATGCTGCGGCAGTTTGAGATTGCCCGGCTGGTGGGGGTGCGGCCCTACAACGCCATTGCCTTCAGCGCGCCGATTGCCGTGTTTGTGAGCGTGTTTTTGATTTACCCGCTGGGGCAGAGCAGTTGGTTTTTTGCGCCCAGCTTTGGGGTGGCGGCGATTTTCCGGTTTTTGCTGTTTTTCCAGGGGTTCCACAACTGGACGCTGAACCCGTTCCACATGATGGGGGTGGCCGGCGTGTTGGGTGGAGCGCTGCTGTGTGCCATCCATGGGGCGACGGTGGAGAACACGCTCTACAAGGATGGGGAAGCGGCGAGCACGTTTCGGGCATTTGAGCCGACGCAGGCGGAAGAGACGTACTCGATGGTGACGGCAAACCGCTACTGGAGCCAGATTTTTGGGATAGCGTTTTCCAACAAGCGGTGGCTGCACTTTTTCATGTTGTTTGTGCCGGTAACGGGATTGTGGATGTCGAGCATTGGTGTGGTGGGGTTGGCGCTGAACCTGCGGGCGTATGACTTTATCAGTCAGGAGACGCGGGCGGCGGAAGACCCTGAGTTTGAGACGTTCTACACGAAGAACATTTTGCTCAACGAGGGGATTCGGGCCTGGATGGCGCCGCAGGACCAGCCGCACGAGCGCTTTGAGTTCCCCGAGGAAGTCCTGCCCCGCGGCAACGCGCTCTAA